A window of Pseudomonadota bacterium genomic DNA:
CCTCAATGTCTCTTCTTTCTCCTTCTTTGTCAATTTAATTGATGACACGCCCTAATCAAAATATACAAAGGTTAACAGAAAGAATGATTTTAGGGCGCTATGAGGATTGGGCCTTAAGAATAGAATTAGAACATCGATTTTTAGAGTTCGAAGAAAATATTATGATTCCATTTCATAGAGAATTTGGGCTTTGTAGAGAAGGATTCATTATGGAGTCGTTCGTTAGAGCTTTAAGGAATATTCCAGATCTCCAAGTTCAACGTTCTCAGTTACAAGCTTTTCAACAAGAAGTTAGTCCATTAATACAAAACTTTACACAACCCCACCTTGATTGGCAGGCTTTACCGGAAGGCGTTGCATTTGAAATTCATAATTATGCAAATAAAGTTCATAGGGAAGTTTTGAACTATTTATATACAAAATTGGAAGGTTTGAGTTCCTTTTCTTACAACGAAAGCATGGAAAAAATTGCACATTGGATTAATGATCCTAAAAATATTACAAAAGAAAGACAAGAAAGTGTATTACGTTCTGTTCAACATGGTATCGCGTCTCCTCAAGATGAAAATTGCCTCTCTCTTGCACTAACATTTGTTTTGAAACTTCATCCGGATAAAATGGATACTTTTATGAGAGGATTTGTATCGGAATCCCTTACAGCTTATCAAAATAGAGCTAACCCTGAGAGTTGTCAAAAAGGGTTTGCTGATCGCACAATAACGGGATTGCGTGGGATAGATGATGAGCTTAATTTGCTGTTTAAAAAAGCTGAATCCATTCAAACTGTAAAAACCTTCTTTGCGTTGTGTAATTTTGGAAACAGTGAACTGCCAGAAAATAAAGCCTGGATGGTTAAAAAGCTTGTTGAACTTGGTGTTAGACAACAAACAACTCCAAAAGAAGCAGCAAGCAAATTTAGGGCCTACGCAGAAGAGCATGTAAAAAGCTTGTCTCTTCAGGAAGAAGAAGAAAACTATTTAAATCAAGCTTCTCGCATTGTGGAAGATATAGAAGATTATTATGATTTGCTTGAGGAAGGTATTAAAACAGCAAGCGCTTCAGAGAGCCGTTCCTAAAGTGACTTAAAGGCTTATTCTTAAAAAGTTTATAAAAGACAAAAAAAGATGCAGAAATTTTTCATATAATATAATTTATGATTCATTCTCTTAGCATCCTCCTAAAGCCGGAAAACTATCTCTTAATCCTTTAACAATATATTCTATTGCTATAGCTGCGATAATGATTCCAAAAATACGCGTTAAAACATTTGTTCCTGTAACACCAAGAATTTTAAAAATTAAATTAGAAGACATCAAACATAAATATGTTAAGAATAAAACGAAAAGGACAATTAAAATAATACTAATTTGATAAAAGATGACTCCTTCAACTTCTCCCATACTAATAACTAAAGTTGTAAGTGCTCCTGGTCCTGCAATAAGAGGAATGGCAAGAGGAAAAACTGAAATATCGCTTTTTTGGACAGCCTCTTCATTTTCTTGCTTCGTCGTTGATCGAATTCCACTATTTTTTGCAATAACCATATCAATTCCAGCAAACATTAAAAGGATTCCGCCAGCTATTCGAAAGGATCCATGGGAGATTCCTAAAAATTCCAAAAATTTATCTCCTGTTAAAGCAAAAATTAAAAGAACTATTCCCGCTATTAAAGTTGCTTTAAAAGCAGTTTTATTTCGTAGAGTTCGTGAATCATTAAGCGTATAGTTAATAAATACGGGAATAATGGCAAACGGGTCAATGATAACAAAAAAGGCAATAAAGGTTTTATATAGAAAATCAATATAATCCCAACTCATCATGTCTACCCCTTTCATTTCTAAAAATCATTTTGCAGTCAATATCTATAAGAGACCATTAACTTTAGCAATAGCATTAAAAAGTTTCATATTTTTATTTTGTAACGCTTTTAAAAGGTTGGTACGAACCACAGGATTTTTTGCATCATTCAAAATACTTAAAATAGCTGATTGGCCGGCTGGTGTATTTTGAAGGTCGAGCAAGGGGCTTGGACTTTGATGGCTTTCTTGCTCTAAGTCTTTAAGGTCTGTGTTAGAAGCACTTAGATCATCGTCAGATTCAACTTGACCCGCAGAAGAGCTTTCTAATTCAAGAGAGGTATTTTTTTGTGGAATATTAGAATTGATATTAACATCACCATTTTCATCGCGATTGTTATTATTTGTAACTGATAGGGGACTATTACCACCAACACCAAGCGTAGGAACTTGGTTCCCAGTGTTTTGAGAAGAAGGAGTTCCATCTTGATTATTCCCTATTGAAGTTGAAGATGTTCTTGCTCCTGTTGTATTTGTATATACGACGTTGCTTGTTGAAGAAGAAACTCCATTCCCAGTATTTCCTGACGTAAGAGAACTTGTTCCACTATTTGATGTTGAAGAAAGAGGTTGAGCCATTGAGCTCTTTATACGAAGCTTTGAAGTTGAGCTTTTCGGTGGAAGCTTTGAGGTTGAGCCTTTTGGAGGAAGTTTTGAAGTTGAACTTTTCGGGGAAAGCTTTGAGGTTGAACTTTTCGGGGAAAGCTTTGAGGTTGAGCTTTTCGGTGGAAGTTTTGAGGTTGAGCCTTTCGGAGGAAGCTTTGAAGTTGAGCCTTTTGGAGGAAGTTTTGAGGTTGAGCCTTTTGGAGGAAGCTTTGAAGTTGAGCCTTTTGGAGGAAGCTTTGAAGTTGAGCCTTTTGGAGGAAGTTTTGAAGTTGAACTTTTCGGTGGAAGTTTTGAAGTTGAACCTTTAGAAGGATGTTTTAACGTCGAGACTTTTGGGGGAAGCTTTGGTAACTTTGGTTTTTCATGAAGAGACTTTTTTGAAACCATAGGTTTTGAAGAAATTTTAACTTTGGAGGTTTTATTTTTTTTACCATAGGTTTGTAAATATGTTTCGGCCTGAAAAGATAAGCCTATATAAGGATAGAAAATAGAAATAAAAAACATAAAAATTATAAACGTATAAGAGGGAGAAGGTTTAATCATTTCTTTTCTTTCTTTTTATTTTTTTAGAGGATGACTAAAATAAACAGTTAGAGCAAGAAGAGAGTTGCAAGCCCTAAGAAAGAAACATATCCTAAAACATCGGTTGTTGCAACTAAGATTGGACCACTTGCTACCGCCGGGTCATATCCAAGCTTTTCGATAAGAAGAGGTAAAATTACCCCCGCTAAAGCGGCCCATAACATATTAAAAATCATTGCAGATGCAAGGATTCCAGCAAGATTCATATCATTAAAATAACCTATTACAACAATAACAAGGATAAAGGCAAAAAAACATCCATTTAATCCTCCAATCAAGCTTTCCTTTATAATAGCACGTCGTCGCATATTTTGACCGTAAAGCTCATGAGTTGCAAGCGCACGAACAGTAACAGTAAGAGCTTGCATACCTGCATTTCCGCCCATAGCTGCAACAACCGGCATTAAAACAGCAAGAACAACCATTTTTTCAATAGAATCTGTGTACTGAGAAATCACAGTTGTTGTCAAAAGAGCATCAATAAGGGTAATTGAAAGCCATCCAATTCGACGATAAAAAGTTTTAAAAAGAGGCGTCTGAAAGTCTGTTTCTCCAACACCCGCAAGCATTAGAACATCTCTTTCCGTTTCTTCTTCTACGACAAGAACCATATCATCGGCTGTTATAATACCCAAAAGGCGTCCTGTTTCGTCAACAACAGGAGCTGAAACAAGGTTATAATGCCTAAAAAGATAAGCAACTTCTTTTTGAGGCATCGTTACTAATATAGGTTTTAATCGTTCTTCAGTAATCTCTGAAAGCTTAATAGAATCATTTTCACGAATAATTCTATTTAAAGAAACGGCCCCTAAAAAATTATAACGTGAATCAACAATATAAAGATCATAAAATGTCTCAGGCAAATCATCTGCTGTATGAAGATACTTTAAAGTTTGTTGGACCGTCCAAAAAGGGGGCACAGCCACAATTTCTTGTTGCATAAGGCGTCCGGCTGTATCCTCTGGGTATGCAAGAACTTGTTCAATATTTGCACGTTCAGGCGCTGGAATAGCTTTTAAAACTGCCCGCTGTTGGTCTGGTTCTAAACATTCAATAATAGCAAGAGCATCATCACTTTCAAGCTCTGTTAAAGCAAGTGAAAGAGCTTGTATTCCTATTTGATGAATAACTTGATCTCGAACAGATTCAGCTAAAAA
This region includes:
- the mgtE gene encoding magnesium transporter; amino-acid sequence: MIESNDPKNKPIDSPDNKELSTSSEEELLFPHLSNDFIHEIADALDWGDEDHVKTLISSLHAADLADLIEALSASSRERLINIIRTSLDPEILIFLAESVRDQVIHQIGIQALSLALTELESDDALAIIECLEPDQQRAVLKAIPAPERANIEQVLAYPEDTAGRLMQQEIVAVPPFWTVQQTLKYLHTADDLPETFYDLYIVDSRYNFLGAVSLNRIIRENDSIKLSEITEERLKPILVTMPQKEVAYLFRHYNLVSAPVVDETGRLLGIITADDMVLVVEEETERDVLMLAGVGETDFQTPLFKTFYRRIGWLSITLIDALLTTTVISQYTDSIEKMVVLAVLMPVVAAMGGNAGMQALTVTVRALATHELYGQNMRRRAIIKESLIGGLNGCFFAFILVIVVIGYFNDMNLAGILASAMIFNMLWAALAGVILPLLIEKLGYDPAVASGPILVATTDVLGYVSFLGLATLFLL
- a CDS encoding MarC family protein, producing the protein MMSWDYIDFLYKTFIAFFVIIDPFAIIPVFINYTLNDSRTLRNKTAFKATLIAGIVLLIFALTGDKFLEFLGISHGSFRIAGGILLMFAGIDMVIAKNSGIRSTTKQENEEAVQKSDISVFPLAIPLIAGPGALTTLVISMGEVEGVIFYQISIILIVLFVLFLTYLCLMSSNLIFKILGVTGTNVLTRIFGIIIAAIAIEYIVKGLRDSFPALGGC